A genomic window from Herbiconiux aconitum includes:
- a CDS encoding SseB family protein: MARRAPAFPKSYSNRPLRKALETFAALPNRTTLDALLAAMRTGGLVVDITGSTDATDPQLRTILSTTGELVLPLFTSVAELRLAVPVEQRPTAQAMILPAREALALVETADFVAVQFDVASLAQVVKREFVVG, translated from the coding sequence GTGGCCCGCCGTGCACCTGCCTTTCCCAAGTCGTATTCGAACCGCCCGCTCCGCAAGGCGCTCGAGACCTTCGCAGCGCTGCCGAACCGCACCACGCTCGACGCCCTCCTCGCGGCTATGCGCACCGGCGGACTCGTCGTCGACATCACCGGGTCGACGGATGCGACGGATCCGCAGCTCCGCACCATCCTGTCCACCACCGGCGAACTGGTGCTCCCGTTGTTCACCTCGGTGGCCGAACTCCGTCTCGCGGTTCCGGTGGAGCAGCGCCCGACCGCGCAGGCGATGATCCTCCCCGCTCGCGAGGCGCTGGCCCTGGTCGAGACGGCGGATTTCGTCGCCGTGCAGTTCGATGTCGCGAGCCTCGCGCAGGTGGTGAAGCGGGAGTTCGTGGTCGGCTGA
- the nucS gene encoding endonuclease NucS translates to MRLVIATCSVDYAGRLSAHLPLAKRLLMRKSDGSILVHSDGGSYKPLNWMSPPCTVTELEPDEVQAEAGITAVWKVTQKKTDDVLIVSLYDIEHDSAHELGIDPGLVKDGVEAHLQKLLAEQIGLLGDGHTLVRREYMTAIGPVDILARDSGGAAVAVEIKRRGDIDGVEQLTRYLELMNRDPHLAPVQGVFAAQEIKPQARTLAQDRGIRCVVLDYDAMRGLDDADSRLF, encoded by the coding sequence GTGCGTCTAGTCATTGCCACCTGCTCCGTCGACTACGCCGGCCGCCTCAGCGCCCATCTCCCGCTCGCGAAACGCCTGCTCATGCGCAAAAGCGACGGCAGCATCCTGGTGCACTCCGACGGCGGTTCCTACAAGCCGCTGAACTGGATGAGCCCGCCCTGCACCGTCACCGAACTCGAGCCCGACGAGGTGCAGGCGGAAGCCGGCATCACGGCGGTGTGGAAGGTCACGCAGAAGAAGACCGACGACGTGCTGATCGTGTCGCTGTACGACATCGAGCACGATTCAGCGCACGAGCTGGGCATCGATCCCGGCCTCGTCAAAGACGGTGTCGAGGCGCATCTACAGAAGCTCCTGGCCGAGCAGATCGGATTGCTGGGCGACGGCCACACCCTCGTGCGGCGCGAGTACATGACGGCCATCGGTCCGGTCGACATCCTGGCCCGGGATTCCGGTGGCGCGGCGGTCGCGGTCGAGATCAAGCGCCGCGGCGACATCGACGGGGTCGAACAGCTCACCCGCTACCTCGAGCTGATGAACCGCGATCCGCACCTCGCGCCGGTGCAGGGCGTGTTCGCCGCGCAGGAGATCAAACCGCAGGCGCGCACTCTCGCGCAGGATCGCGGCATCCGCTGCGTCGTGCTCGACTACGACGCGATGCGCGGCCTCGACGACGCCGACTCGCGCCTCTTCTAG